Part of the Zea mays cultivar B73 chromosome 4, Zm-B73-REFERENCE-NAM-5.0, whole genome shotgun sequence genome is shown below.
TCTGAATTCAAATTACAAGTGTATACCCCATTTTTCTTATTTTTTTGTCCCAATTTATGTAGCTGACAAAATCCCTTGACTTGTGCATCTTTTGCCTTGTTCTTTCTCTACTTTAGATTACCAAATACGGTGAACCGTGTGGTCCAGTGGAATTTTGCACCTCATTGTACTTTGAAGGCAAATAAAGCCATTCTCCAATCTGAAGGCGAAACAAGGAGTGCACATCTTTGTTGTAGAGGGCAAAGTTTGCTCAGCTGCTGCTGGACATTGGAGAGCGCAGTGGTGGTTGTACGCCTGAAAGGAATTCTTTGTAAATTTCCCCTATATCTGGTTCTGTTATCATCATTATTTTCCTTGCGTTAGACAATAATGTCGGAGAACGAATTAGCAGTAATAAAACCAGAGGTACATCTCCTGTTGCACTTCCTGTTAATTAGAGATTAAATGTTGCATTCTTATCTTGATTGCATCATTTGGGCCTAAATCAACTAATCAAGTTTATTGGTGAACTCTGACAGGCATTGAAAACTTATATTTGGCTTCAGTGCTTTGATGGCTCCATACAACAAGTGGAGGAAGAAGTTGCGATGTTCTGCCCTATGATATGTCTGGAAATAGTGAAAAATGGGACAGGATCATCTAAGAATCATGCTATAGTACTACCAGAAAGAGTTAGTCCGGCAAGTTTGAGTTTGATTCTTAATTATTGTCGCTTTCATCAGGTCCCTGGGCGCTCAAACAAGGTTTGCTGCACTTTATATTCATCTTCAAATTTTTGTTTGTTGAATCTACATTTGATTCAGCATATCTTAGCAGGTATTTCCTACATTTTGCAGGAGCGGAAGTCATTTGATGAAAAGTTTGTCCGGATAGACACAGAAAAACTCTGCAAGTTGGCTTCCGCAGCCCTTGGTCTGCAGTTAAGGCCACTAGTTGATCTTACTTGTGGAGCGCTTGCTCGAATCATTGGAGGAAAGACACCCGATGAAGTTAGAGATATTTTCCATTTACCAGATGACTTAACAGAGGTAAGGGTACCACTTATAGTTGTATATAGGAAAAAGTTCTCTTTATCTCCCTGAGTACAACTCCCCCACCTGGAGCTAAAAAAACAGATTTCATCAACACAAGCTCAGCTTGATAAAGTGGACCATTTCATTTTAGATGTTGATACATTTGATACTTATTTGTCAGGAAGAGAAACTAGAGCCACTAAAAAATGTAAATGATGATCCTACGATTCGATTATTGAACCGATTGTATGCAAAGAAGCGGAAAGAACTGCAGGAACGCCAGAAACTAAAGGTATTTTTCATTGATTTACTATGTGTTGTATTCAATGATATATCTGTACTTTGTCAAGCCTTTTGTTCTAGTTTTATGTTTGTTTCTGAGGTTCACTTTATTTCAGGATGTCCAAACACAAGAGCAAAAAGATGAGAGATCTTTGGATGAATTACTTTGTTTTATAAATGGACATGGAGGTTAGCGTTTTTATCGAATATTTGAAAATCTTGCCACAGAAGAACAACCAAAGTGTGTGGTGTTTGCCGTACAACATTAGGTGTCCTGCCCACTGCAGTCTCTACAAAATAATGTCTTACATCAAAATATAAATGTTACTGTAGTCTCTACAAAATATCAGTTTTTGGTGCTTATTCAGAAAGAAACTAAAATGACTTTCAAATGGCAAATTGCACACTTTTTATAAGCTATGTTGTTCTCACATTAGACCAGTTGATTAATATTGAACAATTAATACAGCAAAAAAAATGCCATGAACCAGCTACTATGTATGAACTTGATAAGTATTTTTAGCAGGCACTCAAGACTATTACAGTGGACTATTCGTGTGTCACAAGTTTTTTGTAGAACCAGCACTTATGATGGTATTTTTCCCATTGAAGCTAAAACTTTTTTTATTGGTAGACTGGTTGCTGGGATTGAAGGAAAAATTAACTAAGCGTGTTAGGAGCACGTGATTATTTTTGTTAAGTTGCTTCCTTCCCCTTCTGGTGTGTCGTACCCACCCACCAAAAACCCTGACCCCCTCCAAAAAAAGCTGCAGAAGCATGTGGCGCAACAAATCATTGCAT
Proteins encoded:
- the LOC100304273 gene encoding SKP1-like protein 21-like isoform X1 → MSENELAVIKPEALKTYIWLQCFDGSIQQVEEEVAMFCPMICLEIVKNGTGSSKNHAIVLPERVSPASLSLILNYCRFHQVPGRSNKERKSFDEKFVRIDTEKLCKLASAALGLQLRPLVDLTCGALARIIGGKTPDEVRDIFHLPDDLTEEEKLEPLKNVNDDPTIRLLNRLYAKKRKELQERQKLKDVQTQEQKDERSLDELLCFINGHGDSRGGKASKNKKRNKRRKDQVKNPTKADSEPVNKEGASCVVPCKEDSNNLSRHPCQSPNLQDDVEYPFDNADLDDGLDPAMREELDREVAEFEMKLKLAWSERMVLGQDQPMESDVDTRW
- the LOC100304273 gene encoding SKP1-like protein 21-like isoform X2, encoding MSENELAVIKPEALKTYIWLQCFDGSIQQVEEEVAMFCPMICLEIVKNGTGSSKNHAIVLPERVSPASLSLILNYCRFHQVPGRSNKERKSFDEKFVRIDTEKLCKLASAALGLQLRPLVDLTCGALARIIGGKTPDEVRDIFHLPDDLTEEEKLEPLKNVNDDPTIRLLNRLYAKKRKELQERQKLKDVQTQEQKDERSLDELLCFINGHGDSRGGKASKNKKRNKRRKDQVKNPTKADSEPVNKEGASCVVPCKEDSNNLSRHPCQSPNLQDDVEYPFDNADLDDGLDPAMREELDREVAEFEMKLKLAWSERMVLGQDQPMESDVDTR
- the LOC100304273 gene encoding SKP1-like protein 21-like isoform X6; amino-acid sequence: MFCPMICLEIVKNGTGSSKNHAIVLPERVSPASLSLILNYCRFHQVPGRSNKERKSFDEKFVRIDTEKLCKLASAALGLQLRPLVDLTCGALARIIGGKTPDEVRDIFHLPDDLTEEEKLEPLKNVNDDPTIRLLNRLYAKKRKELQERQKLKDVQTQEQKDERSLDELLCFINGHGDSRGGKASKNKKRNKRRKDQVKNPTKADSEPVNKEGASCVVPCKEDSNNLSRHPCQSPNLQDDVEYPFDNADLDDGLDPAMREELDREVAEFEMKLKLAWSERMVLGQDQPMESDVDTR
- the LOC100304273 gene encoding SKP1-like protein 21-like isoform X4, with the protein product MFCPMICLEIVKNGTGSSKNHAIVLPERVSPASLSLILNYCRFHQVPGRSNKERKSFDEKFVRIDTEKLCKLASAALGLQLRPLVDLTCGALARIIGGKTPDEVRDIFHLPDDLTEEEKLEPLKNVNDDPTIRLLNRLYAKKRKELQERQKLKDVQTQEQKDERSLDELLCFINGHGDSRGGKASKNKKRNKRRKDQVKNPTKADSEPVNKEGASCVVPCKEDSNNLSRHPCQSPNLQDDVEYPFDNADLDDGLDPAMREELDREVAEFEMKLKLAWSERMVLGQDQPMESDVDTRW
- the LOC100304273 gene encoding SKP1-like protein 21-like; the encoded protein is MFCPMICLEIVKNGTGSSKNHAIVLPERVSPASLSLILNYCRFHQVPGRSNKERKSFDEKFVRIDTEKLCKLASAALGLQLRPLVDLTCGALARIIGGKTPDEVRDIFHLPDDLTEEEKLEPLKNVNDDPTIRLLNRLYAKKRKELQERQKLKDVQTQEQKDERSLDELLCFINGHGDSRGGKASKNKKRNKRRKDQVKNPTKADSEPVNKEGASCVVPCKEDSNNLSRHPCQSPNLQDDVEYPFDNADLDDGLDPAMREELDR